The following are from one region of the Rosistilla carotiformis genome:
- the pstS gene encoding phosphate ABC transporter substrate-binding protein PstS has protein sequence MRWRNTSVFVAGLAVCLLVTGCSSSSTNSDSGSGDGSTTTGSVKLTGSGASFPFPLYDRWFKEFSRANDGVKVDYQAKGSGAGIKDFTNGTVDFGASDAAMSDEEIAAVSQGVQLLPMTAGEVVLAYNLPGVSELKLSRDAYIGIFLGKVTNWTDPAIVEANPGVKLPDQDITVVRRADSSGTTYVFTQHLSAISEDWANGPGTGKTVVWPSSDKFVASPKNDGVTATITQTPGAIGYIEYGYAKLTKLAMASLQNKAGNFVLPSLESGQAALSNVEMPADLRAWLPDPPGEQAFPIVSYTWLLCYKKYDDPQKAEVLKSMVKYCLTEGQKVSDEMGYVPLPADVVEKVTAALDSIQ, from the coding sequence GTGCGTTGGCGAAACACTAGCGTTTTTGTGGCAGGCCTTGCTGTTTGTCTTCTGGTTACCGGATGCTCTTCAAGCAGCACCAATTCCGACTCAGGATCGGGCGACGGCAGCACCACAACGGGAAGCGTCAAGCTGACCGGATCGGGGGCAAGTTTTCCCTTCCCGCTTTACGATCGTTGGTTCAAGGAATTCAGCCGTGCCAACGACGGGGTGAAAGTCGACTACCAAGCGAAGGGTAGCGGGGCGGGGATCAAAGATTTCACCAATGGCACCGTTGATTTTGGCGCCAGCGATGCGGCCATGTCCGACGAAGAGATTGCTGCGGTCAGCCAAGGAGTACAGCTGCTGCCGATGACGGCTGGCGAAGTCGTGCTGGCTTACAACCTGCCCGGAGTTTCCGAACTGAAACTATCGCGTGACGCCTACATCGGGATCTTCTTGGGGAAGGTGACCAATTGGACCGACCCGGCGATCGTCGAAGCGAACCCCGGAGTCAAGCTGCCCGATCAAGACATCACCGTCGTCCGTCGCGCCGACAGCAGCGGAACCACCTATGTGTTTACCCAGCACTTGAGCGCGATCAGCGAAGACTGGGCCAATGGACCTGGTACCGGTAAAACGGTTGTTTGGCCAAGCAGCGACAAATTTGTCGCCTCGCCCAAGAACGACGGCGTCACCGCCACGATCACGCAAACGCCCGGTGCGATCGGATACATCGAGTACGGCTACGCCAAGCTGACGAAGTTGGCGATGGCGAGCCTGCAAAACAAGGCAGGCAACTTTGTGCTGCCCTCGTTGGAGAGTGGCCAAGCTGCATTGTCGAACGTTGAAATGCCAGCCGACTTGCGTGCTTGGCTTCCCGATCCTCCCGGCGAACAAGCGTTCCCCATCGTCAGCTACACATGGTTGTTGTGCTACAAGAAGTACGACGATCCGCAAAAGGCGGAAGTGCTGAAATCGATGGTCAAGTACTGCTTGACCGAAGGCCAAAAAGTGAGCGATGAAATGGGCTACGTTCCGTTGCCAGCCGACGTTGTCGAAAAGGTAACCGCCGCTTTGGATTCCATTCAGTAG
- a CDS encoding N,N-dimethylformamidase beta subunit family domain-containing protein — protein sequence MPTIPPVARPERHKLSSTSPLRSLCQPMSGGLIPVLLLVFTAIAPGQSIAETNRIVAENQRTGTTDWQLTRVRPNAGRYRTSLVEGYCSEQSLAVGEELKVFISSDPALPVNLDIYRMGYYGGTGGRLVKTLSNIDTITQPVPDAGKDRVRQCKWEPSVSFTIPEDWVSGVYLGKLTTVPEADQPYWQSYVIFIVKDDRPADFVFQCSDNTWQAYNRWPVNDSLYTHPDGPQKPGVAVSFDRPYGMYCQIFEHPLSLGSGEFLLWEFPLCFWMEQQGYDVTYVSNSDLLNPGEIDRCKTFLSVGHDEYWDTRQYDTVAAAIDRGTNVLWLSANSVYMVSPFSPSESGQPNRIITRTGSFGPMREEETKTYGKIMGPFETHGPDERKIIGARSVVPFNGGGDWVCTQPKHWIYEGTQMRQGDRIEGLIGWEHHGDPDLQRPGLQVVAEGTTWAGGTNPGHWTATIFPGPKGNFVFNAATIYWAQGLATPPGHIIPWSHNSRPHGPDRRVQQITKNLFERSLQKTQD from the coding sequence ATGCCAACGATCCCACCTGTTGCTCGCCCCGAGCGACACAAGCTCTCCTCCACGAGTCCGCTTCGCAGTCTCTGCCAACCGATGTCGGGCGGGCTGATTCCAGTCCTTCTGTTGGTATTCACCGCGATCGCGCCGGGCCAATCGATTGCCGAAACCAACCGGATCGTCGCCGAAAACCAGCGGACCGGAACGACCGATTGGCAGCTAACCCGCGTCCGTCCCAACGCCGGCAGATATCGAACCTCGCTTGTCGAAGGCTACTGTTCGGAGCAATCGCTTGCGGTCGGCGAGGAACTGAAAGTCTTCATCAGTTCCGATCCGGCGCTTCCCGTAAACCTGGACATCTACCGGATGGGTTACTACGGCGGCACCGGCGGCCGGCTGGTCAAAACGTTATCCAACATCGACACGATCACGCAACCGGTTCCCGACGCGGGGAAGGACCGCGTGCGGCAGTGCAAGTGGGAACCGAGTGTCAGCTTCACGATTCCCGAGGATTGGGTCAGTGGAGTCTATCTGGGAAAACTGACGACGGTCCCCGAAGCCGACCAACCTTATTGGCAGAGCTACGTGATCTTCATTGTGAAAGACGATCGCCCCGCCGATTTTGTCTTCCAATGTTCGGACAACACATGGCAAGCGTATAACCGCTGGCCGGTGAACGACTCGCTGTACACCCATCCCGACGGACCGCAGAAACCGGGCGTCGCGGTCAGCTTCGACCGCCCCTACGGCATGTATTGCCAGATCTTCGAACATCCGCTGTCGCTCGGTTCGGGTGAATTCCTGCTGTGGGAATTCCCGCTGTGCTTCTGGATGGAGCAACAGGGATACGACGTCACCTATGTCAGCAACAGCGATCTACTAAACCCCGGCGAGATCGACCGCTGCAAAACATTCCTCAGCGTCGGGCACGACGAATACTGGGACACGCGGCAATATGACACCGTCGCGGCGGCGATCGATCGCGGGACCAACGTGCTGTGGCTGAGTGCCAACAGCGTCTATATGGTCAGCCCGTTCAGCCCCAGCGAAAGTGGCCAGCCGAACCGAATCATCACCCGAACCGGCAGCTTCGGTCCGATGCGCGAAGAGGAGACGAAGACCTACGGCAAGATCATGGGCCCGTTCGAAACGCATGGCCCCGACGAACGAAAGATCATCGGGGCGCGGTCGGTCGTGCCCTTCAACGGCGGCGGCGACTGGGTTTGCACTCAGCCCAAGCACTGGATTTACGAAGGAACCCAAATGCGCCAGGGCGACCGCATCGAAGGCCTGATCGGCTGGGAGCATCACGGCGATCCCGATCTGCAGCGACCGGGACTGCAGGTCGTCGCCGAGGGGACGACCTGGGCCGGCGGCACCAATCCGGGACACTGGACCGCGACGATCTTCCCCGGCCCGAAAGGCAACTTTGTCTTCAACGCCGCGACGATCTACTGGGCTCAAGGCCTTGCGACTCCGCCGGGACACATCATCCCCTGGTCGCATAACAGCCGTCCGCACGGTCCCGATCGCCGCGTTCAACAGATCACCAAAAATCTGTTTGAACGCTCGCTGCAGAAGACTCAGGACTGA
- the pstB gene encoding phosphate ABC transporter ATP-binding protein PstB, which translates to MVQASPDKKPHQAKQGKKLNGKSNGVPANTVIDCKIDNLYYGKFRAVRDSHIPVQQGQITAFIGPSGCGKSTALRCLNRMNDLVRGFRFEGHVHFRGRDIYHRSVDPVAVRRYIGMVFQQPNPFAMSIYNNVAFGLRLNRVKGDVPERVEKALRGAALWDEVKDKLKNSGLSLSGGQQQRLCIARAIATEPEVLLMDEPCSALDPIATRRIEELMTELKKQYTIAVVTHNLQQAQRVADMTAFMYVDTSEGARTGYLVEYNKTEAMFADPQEEYTKQYIRGEFS; encoded by the coding sequence ATGGTCCAAGCGTCTCCAGATAAGAAGCCGCATCAAGCGAAGCAGGGCAAGAAGCTTAACGGGAAGAGCAACGGAGTGCCCGCCAATACGGTTATCGATTGCAAGATCGATAATCTTTATTACGGCAAGTTTCGCGCGGTCCGCGATAGTCATATTCCTGTCCAGCAGGGACAGATCACGGCTTTTATTGGCCCATCGGGCTGCGGCAAGAGCACCGCGCTGCGATGCCTGAATCGGATGAACGATTTGGTGCGCGGCTTCCGTTTCGAAGGGCATGTCCATTTTCGCGGTCGCGACATCTACCATCGCAGCGTCGATCCCGTGGCGGTGCGTCGCTACATCGGGATGGTCTTTCAACAGCCCAATCCGTTTGCGATGAGTATTTACAATAACGTTGCCTTTGGCCTGCGCCTGAACCGCGTCAAAGGAGACGTGCCCGAACGCGTCGAGAAGGCGCTGCGCGGGGCGGCGCTTTGGGATGAGGTGAAGGACAAGCTGAAGAACAGCGGATTGTCGTTGTCCGGGGGGCAGCAGCAACGTCTGTGTATCGCCCGAGCGATCGCAACCGAACCCGAGGTGCTGTTGATGGATGAACCTTGTTCGGCCTTGGATCCGATCGCGACGCGACGGATCGAAGAACTGATGACCGAACTGAAGAAGCAGTACACGATCGCGGTGGTCACTCACAATCTGCAACAAGCTCAACGCGTCGCCGACATGACGGCGTTCATGTATGTCGACACGTCGGAAGGTGCGCGAACCGGCTATCTGGTCGAATACAACAAGACCGAAGCGATGTTTGCCGATCCGCAAGAAGAGTACACCAAGCAGTACATTCGGGGCGAGTTCAGCTAG
- a CDS encoding thioredoxin family protein, which produces MNMLASTRIAIGWIALAALIVVGCDRFRMADGSGSDDPHYSEQQFDELVAKSPLTLIKFGAPWCGPCRMLDEELPNVTGDVEIVSINVDNNPELSARYRISGIPHMVMFRDGKKIDERTGYYSADEISQWASGFSHSGDATL; this is translated from the coding sequence ATGAATATGCTCGCTTCGACCCGAATCGCTATCGGATGGATCGCGTTGGCTGCTTTGATCGTCGTCGGTTGCGATCGCTTTCGCATGGCAGACGGTTCGGGCAGCGATGACCCGCACTACAGCGAACAGCAGTTCGACGAATTGGTCGCAAAGTCGCCTCTGACCCTAATCAAGTTTGGTGCCCCGTGGTGCGGCCCGTGCCGGATGCTCGACGAGGAATTGCCAAACGTCACCGGCGACGTCGAGATCGTTTCGATCAACGTCGACAACAATCCCGAACTCAGTGCGCGTTACCGAATATCGGGAATCCCGCACATGGTCATGTTTCGCGATGGAAAGAAGATCGACGAACGGACCGGCTATTATTCGGCGGATGAGATCTCTCAGTGGGCTTCTGGTTTCTCTCATTCCGGCGACGCGACCCTCTGA
- a CDS encoding sialidase family protein — protein MNQRTNTAFATLLVIAASISSVVAAEAIEDIHIVPKAEKLRGYRGINGDLIQRKDGSLLFCYTEPGEGGGIVSKTSTDQGSTWSEPKVIVAQPPSSGPGRYNHPSLLQLDNGDLLISYNYTTHPAKPYYAMTLYRRSADQGETWSEQLPMTPYAGYTLVHNDKLLSLKDGRIIAVAATKKYMPSSHDHNGYVGLTFYSDDQGYSWHPSKNDVDLYDSRKIEVQEPDAVELKDGRLLMFARSYSGYPLKAYSEDRGETWSKGELIRELKMPYAGLPTVRRIPSTGDLLFIWISGKSKSESGLPLRSVLSTAISQDEGETFVHQRNLVDDPTNDLGYQCIEFLEDGTALIVYHSNDGLHMSRLNVDWFYGK, from the coding sequence GTGAATCAACGAACGAACACCGCTTTTGCTACATTGCTGGTCATCGCCGCCTCGATTTCTTCAGTTGTTGCCGCCGAAGCAATCGAAGACATACACATTGTTCCCAAAGCAGAGAAGCTACGCGGATATCGCGGCATCAATGGCGACTTGATCCAGCGAAAGGATGGCTCCCTTTTGTTCTGCTACACCGAACCCGGTGAAGGCGGAGGCATTGTTTCCAAGACTTCGACCGATCAAGGAAGTACATGGAGCGAGCCGAAGGTTATCGTCGCTCAGCCACCCTCGTCGGGACCGGGAAGATACAACCATCCAAGCTTGCTGCAGCTGGACAACGGGGACCTTCTCATCTCCTACAACTACACCACTCACCCCGCCAAGCCGTATTACGCGATGACCCTTTATCGTCGCAGCGCCGACCAAGGGGAAACGTGGAGTGAGCAACTGCCGATGACGCCGTACGCGGGATACACCCTCGTGCACAACGACAAGCTGCTGTCTCTCAAGGATGGCCGCATCATCGCGGTAGCGGCGACGAAGAAATACATGCCTAGTTCCCATGACCACAATGGTTATGTCGGCTTAACCTTCTACTCCGACGACCAAGGATACAGTTGGCATCCGAGCAAAAACGACGTCGACTTGTACGACTCGAGAAAAATCGAGGTCCAAGAACCCGATGCCGTGGAATTAAAAGACGGCCGACTGCTGATGTTCGCTCGCTCATATAGCGGTTACCCGTTGAAAGCCTATTCCGAAGACCGAGGCGAAACCTGGTCAAAGGGCGAACTCATTCGTGAGTTGAAAATGCCTTACGCTGGCCTGCCTACGGTCCGCCGAATTCCATCGACCGGAGACTTGCTGTTCATTTGGATCAGCGGCAAGTCCAAGAGCGAGAGCGGCCTTCCACTGCGAAGCGTGCTGTCGACAGCGATCTCGCAAGACGAGGGCGAAACCTTCGTGCACCAACGAAACCTGGTTGACGACCCTACCAACGATCTGGGATATCAGTGCATTGAATTCCTGGAAGATGGAACCGCGTTGATCGTCTATCACAGCAACGATGGCTTGCACATGTCTCGCCTGAACGTCGATTGGTTCTACGGCAAATAG
- a CDS encoding OprO/OprP family phosphate-selective porin, producing MFKSRKRYWLLKLLGLAFVCQSGAAISYAQFPANEAALDASAFRPILLGQSDSGAVAPVGFNAPAANANWAVADDAMPAEGLGDSVKVTEGAEETKDERDELIEDLTKRLDGMEKSWDEYQGKITKEAEAKKKKSSYKMGGRLHMDYWNFMDNSPGIGYFEHDDAAEANYGTDPEDRFLFRRLRLEIEGTVPENMVFRIQMDFNNPSTPEYKDAYIGWTNLPYNQTLLLGNQKRPMGLDHLNSSRHNVFMERPFAVEAFNEDARRIGLAMYGHNDSESTFWAYGIYNLENTSTTGRFIGDSMQMGGYGRVGGSPWYDEVSGGRGYWHVAMSGAVAKPDGDASAADSNSNEARFRTRPEARSDSRWLNTGRIVGADWFETIGLESMLNIGSLQITSEYLFNWVQRDDQIAGSGPDTHFHGGYIFASYFLTGEHIPYKRSHGTIDRVKPFENFFLVDRFCGNRGGKMGMGALALALRYDYIDLTDGDIQGGVGHSVTGGLNWYWTAYSKLQTNLIYGEIDDHSPVGPTGTEYTSGDYAILGMRFMLDF from the coding sequence ATGTTCAAATCTCGAAAACGATATTGGCTGCTCAAGCTTTTGGGCTTGGCGTTTGTTTGCCAAAGCGGGGCGGCAATCAGCTACGCTCAATTCCCAGCGAATGAAGCCGCCTTGGACGCCTCCGCGTTTCGTCCCATCCTGTTGGGACAATCCGATAGCGGGGCCGTCGCTCCCGTCGGCTTCAATGCCCCCGCCGCGAATGCGAATTGGGCGGTTGCCGACGACGCAATGCCAGCCGAAGGGCTGGGCGATTCGGTCAAAGTGACCGAGGGTGCGGAAGAGACGAAGGACGAACGGGACGAATTGATCGAAGACCTGACGAAGCGTCTGGACGGCATGGAAAAGTCGTGGGACGAATACCAAGGCAAGATCACCAAAGAAGCCGAAGCCAAGAAGAAGAAATCGTCCTACAAGATGGGCGGTCGTCTTCACATGGACTATTGGAACTTCATGGATAACTCTCCAGGGATCGGATACTTCGAGCACGACGACGCAGCCGAGGCGAACTACGGAACCGACCCCGAAGACCGCTTCCTGTTCCGTCGCTTGCGACTGGAAATCGAGGGGACGGTTCCCGAGAACATGGTCTTCCGGATCCAAATGGATTTCAACAATCCTTCGACCCCGGAATACAAGGACGCCTACATCGGATGGACCAACCTTCCCTACAACCAAACGCTGTTGTTAGGCAACCAAAAGCGTCCGATGGGCTTGGACCATCTAAACAGTAGTCGCCACAACGTCTTCATGGAACGACCGTTTGCCGTCGAAGCGTTTAACGAAGACGCTCGGCGGATCGGTTTGGCAATGTACGGCCACAACGATTCCGAATCGACCTTCTGGGCGTACGGCATCTATAACCTTGAGAACACCAGCACCACCGGCCGGTTCATCGGTGACAGCATGCAAATGGGCGGTTACGGTCGCGTCGGCGGAAGCCCTTGGTACGACGAGGTCAGTGGCGGTCGCGGCTACTGGCACGTGGCGATGTCCGGTGCGGTCGCAAAACCCGATGGCGACGCCAGCGCTGCCGATTCCAACAGCAACGAAGCGCGCTTCCGCACACGCCCCGAAGCGCGCAGCGATTCGCGCTGGCTCAACACCGGTCGAATCGTCGGTGCCGACTGGTTTGAAACGATCGGATTGGAATCGATGTTGAACATCGGATCGCTGCAGATCACCAGCGAATATCTGTTCAACTGGGTTCAACGCGACGACCAGATCGCGGGATCGGGACCCGATACGCACTTCCACGGCGGTTACATCTTCGCATCCTACTTCCTGACTGGGGAACACATTCCTTACAAACGTAGCCACGGAACGATCGATCGTGTCAAGCCATTCGAGAACTTCTTCTTGGTCGATCGCTTTTGTGGCAATCGCGGCGGCAAGATGGGAATGGGAGCCCTCGCGTTGGCTCTGCGATACGACTACATCGACCTCACCGACGGCGATATCCAAGGTGGTGTTGGGCATTCGGTCACCGGTGGCCTGAACTGGTACTGGACCGCATATTCGAAACTGCAGACCAACTTGATCTACGGCGAGATCGACGACCACAGCCCCGTTGGTCCCACGGGAACCGAATACACCTCGGGTGACTACGCGATTCTTGGCATGCGATTTATGCTCGATTTCTAA
- the pstA gene encoding phosphate ABC transporter permease PstA, translating into MSQEITDAFDDIDFPTLERSLRHPRTLFSSTLSILTGLVTVVACIPLFSVLFMLIWRGGKRLSLSLFTETPPSAFESGGGFGNAIVGTLLMVSISVVISVPFGVLAALFLAEFGKDSKTASAVRFCAKLLTGFPSILAGVFAYAAVVLVTGTYSAPAGGIALSILMLPIVMLTAEEAIKMVPHRMKEAAIGMGATQTQVVWKVVLPTALPGLLTGVMLAVARAAGETAPLLFTALNSNYWIVQDGKLALMDPTASLAVLIFNFSGVPFENQIELAWAAALVLVMIVLVINIGGQILSRNKVTS; encoded by the coding sequence GTGAGCCAAGAAATCACCGATGCATTTGATGACATCGATTTTCCAACCCTGGAACGTTCGCTGCGTCACCCGCGAACACTATTCAGTTCGACGTTGAGCATTCTAACCGGTCTGGTCACCGTCGTTGCCTGCATCCCGCTGTTTTCGGTGTTGTTCATGCTGATCTGGCGCGGTGGCAAGCGACTCAGTCTCAGCCTGTTCACCGAAACGCCACCATCGGCATTTGAGAGTGGCGGCGGCTTTGGCAACGCGATCGTCGGGACGTTGCTGATGGTCAGCATCTCCGTCGTGATCAGCGTTCCCTTCGGTGTTCTGGCCGCGTTGTTCCTGGCCGAATTTGGCAAGGACAGCAAGACCGCCTCGGCCGTTCGCTTCTGCGCTAAATTGCTCACCGGTTTTCCGTCAATCCTGGCGGGCGTGTTTGCGTATGCGGCGGTGGTTTTGGTCACCGGCACTTATTCGGCCCCCGCCGGCGGCATCGCGCTTTCGATCCTGATGCTGCCGATCGTCATGCTGACCGCCGAAGAAGCGATCAAGATGGTTCCGCATCGGATGAAAGAAGCCGCGATCGGAATGGGTGCAACGCAGACACAAGTTGTTTGGAAAGTGGTCCTTCCCACGGCGTTGCCAGGGCTACTGACCGGCGTGATGTTGGCCGTGGCCCGCGCCGCGGGCGAGACCGCGCCGTTGCTGTTCACCGCGCTGAACAGCAACTACTGGATCGTACAAGATGGCAAATTGGCGTTGATGGATCCGACGGCTTCTTTGGCAGTGCTGATCTTTAATTTCTCTGGCGTTCCCTTCGAGAATCAAATTGAACTCGCTTGGGCAGCCGCTCTCGTGCTGGTGATGATCGTGTTAGTGATCAACATCGGTGGGCAAATCCTATCACGCAATAAAGTCACAAGCTGA
- a CDS encoding redoxin domain-containing protein, whose translation MNFRDLTHWGFQRNRGASFGRVVVCLLAWGCSGLSAVAAESVQSLQLPSAVENQSLRLLDPEAGKLHVICFLGTECPLARLYGPRLSALDSELRDRGVRVLGVNSNRQDSLQEVREYVDRYAISFPMAKDYDGAAATLLGATRTPEVFVLDATGKIRYQGRIDDQYRPGISRPVATRSELREAIDDLLADRPVAMPRTTAVGCIIGQSRPLADEGSITFCKQVSRVLQQHCVECHRAGEIGPFALTDYDEVVGWADMSLEVIDQGRMPPWHANPEYGDFLGARQMSAGDKQILRDWVDQGMPYGNANDLPEPLPPRGDWGLGTPDLVFAMNDKPYRVPAEGTVEYQYFVVDSGFTEDQWIQAAEVIPGDRSVVHHAIIFVRPPDGQRQRGVNWLTAYVPGQRVAEYPPGLARRVPAGSKFVFQMHYTPNGSEVDDLTKVGIKLADPATVTNEVFTVAAIDQEFEIPPRAANHPVQIKPGGLPKAGQLLAVAPHMHLRGKAFRLMGQIAGQQETLLDVPAYDFNWQHSYAFANPIDLSTVKELTGTVWFDNSKDNLVNPDPSQYVSWGDQTWEEMALAFFEVCQPLDDKPDRRANKQAKAKQSHEKSVAADEATQRVNDFVRDFFEQMDTDGDGKVAREETPMAFSRYGFRKFDRDGDSILTRREIEQAAKKRFGS comes from the coding sequence ATGAACTTTCGAGATCTGACGCACTGGGGCTTTCAACGCAATCGCGGGGCGAGTTTCGGGCGAGTTGTTGTCTGTCTCCTGGCTTGGGGTTGCAGTGGGCTGTCCGCCGTGGCAGCTGAATCGGTTCAGTCGTTGCAGTTGCCGTCGGCGGTGGAAAACCAGTCGCTTCGGCTGCTCGATCCCGAAGCGGGCAAGCTGCATGTGATCTGCTTCTTGGGGACTGAGTGTCCATTAGCCCGATTGTATGGTCCGCGGTTGTCGGCGTTGGATTCCGAACTGCGCGATCGCGGCGTGCGCGTCTTGGGAGTCAACAGCAACCGCCAGGATTCGCTGCAAGAGGTCCGCGAGTATGTCGACCGGTATGCGATTTCGTTCCCGATGGCGAAGGATTACGACGGCGCTGCGGCGACGCTGTTGGGAGCGACGCGAACGCCCGAGGTCTTTGTCCTCGATGCGACCGGCAAGATCCGTTACCAAGGCCGGATCGACGATCAGTATCGACCAGGCATTTCGCGTCCCGTCGCCACGCGCAGCGAATTGCGCGAAGCGATCGACGACCTGCTGGCCGATCGACCTGTCGCGATGCCGCGGACTACGGCGGTCGGTTGCATCATCGGGCAATCACGACCGTTGGCAGACGAGGGCTCGATCACCTTCTGCAAACAGGTCTCACGCGTGCTGCAGCAGCACTGCGTCGAATGCCACCGCGCCGGCGAGATCGGTCCGTTTGCCCTGACCGATTACGATGAAGTCGTCGGCTGGGCCGATATGTCGCTGGAAGTGATCGATCAAGGGCGGATGCCTCCATGGCACGCGAATCCCGAATATGGCGACTTCTTAGGGGCCCGGCAGATGTCGGCGGGGGACAAGCAGATCTTGCGAGATTGGGTCGATCAAGGGATGCCCTATGGCAATGCCAACGACCTTCCCGAACCGCTGCCGCCGCGCGGCGATTGGGGACTGGGAACTCCCGATCTCGTCTTTGCGATGAACGACAAGCCGTATCGCGTGCCGGCCGAAGGGACGGTGGAGTACCAGTATTTTGTCGTCGACAGTGGGTTTACCGAGGATCAGTGGATCCAGGCGGCTGAGGTGATCCCTGGCGACCGCAGCGTCGTCCATCACGCGATCATCTTTGTGCGCCCACCCGATGGCCAACGCCAACGCGGCGTCAATTGGTTGACCGCCTACGTTCCCGGCCAACGCGTCGCGGAGTACCCGCCTGGGCTGGCCCGCCGCGTTCCCGCCGGTTCCAAGTTTGTCTTCCAGATGCACTACACGCCCAACGGTTCGGAGGTTGACGATCTGACGAAGGTCGGCATCAAGTTGGCCGATCCGGCAACGGTTACCAATGAAGTCTTCACCGTTGCGGCGATCGATCAAGAGTTCGAGATCCCACCGCGGGCGGCCAATCATCCTGTTCAAATCAAGCCGGGCGGATTGCCGAAAGCCGGGCAATTGTTAGCCGTTGCGCCGCACATGCATCTGCGCGGCAAAGCGTTCCGTTTAATGGGGCAGATCGCGGGCCAGCAGGAGACGTTGTTGGATGTGCCAGCGTACGACTTCAATTGGCAGCACTCCTATGCCTTCGCCAACCCGATCGATCTGTCGACGGTCAAGGAACTAACGGGGACCGTTTGGTTCGACAACTCCAAGGACAATCTGGTCAATCCCGATCCATCGCAATACGTCAGCTGGGGCGATCAGACTTGGGAAGAGATGGCGCTGGCGTTTTTCGAAGTCTGCCAGCCATTGGACGACAAGCCGGATCGCCGAGCCAATAAGCAGGCGAAAGCAAAGCAGTCGCATGAGAAGAGCGTCGCCGCCGACGAAGCGACACAGCGAGTCAACGACTTCGTCCGCGACTTTTTTGAGCAGATGGATACCGACGGCGATGGCAAGGTCGCCCGCGAAGAGACGCCGATGGCCTTCAGCCGCTACGGATTTCGTAAGTTCGATCGCGACGGCGATTCGATCCTCACGCGGCGGGAAATCGAACAGGCCGCCAAGAAGCGGTTTGGCTCGTGA
- the pstC gene encoding phosphate ABC transporter permease subunit PstC, with amino-acid sequence MATSIEPNTSIQSVASPPTKWDISWDRAFRGMTHMFSWLTILLVVFILYEIGGKAFPAIQEYGFSFITGTTWDANRGEFGVLPEIWGTLYSSLLALMIAGFFGVSIAIFLTQDFLPTYLEVVFKNIVELLAAIPSVVYGLWGIYVVIPAIRPAANWIHEHFEWIPFFKTSLSGPGMLPASLVLAIMILPTVSAISRDAISSVPRKLKEAAFGLGATRWEAIFGVIIPASATGIFGSLVLGFGRALGETMALAMLVGNSNQLTVSLFSPANTLAALLANNFPEAGKQEEQVLMYAALLLMAITLAVNIFGAAIMRRASAHMKGATK; translated from the coding sequence ATGGCAACGTCTATCGAGCCAAACACGTCGATTCAATCGGTCGCTTCGCCCCCCACGAAATGGGACATTTCGTGGGATCGAGCTTTCCGCGGAATGACGCACATGTTCTCTTGGTTGACCATCTTGTTGGTGGTTTTCATCCTGTACGAGATAGGTGGCAAAGCTTTTCCCGCAATTCAGGAATATGGTTTCTCGTTTATTACGGGAACCACTTGGGACGCCAATCGAGGTGAATTCGGCGTGCTCCCAGAAATCTGGGGCACGCTTTACAGTTCGCTTCTGGCGTTGATGATCGCGGGCTTCTTCGGTGTTTCGATAGCCATCTTCCTGACGCAAGATTTCTTGCCGACCTACCTGGAAGTTGTTTTCAAGAACATCGTCGAACTGCTCGCCGCGATCCCCAGTGTGGTTTATGGCCTGTGGGGGATCTATGTCGTGATCCCCGCGATTCGTCCGGCAGCCAACTGGATCCATGAGCATTTCGAGTGGATCCCGTTTTTCAAAACATCGCTCAGCGGACCGGGGATGTTGCCCGCTTCGCTTGTGCTGGCGATCATGATCCTGCCGACCGTTTCGGCGATCTCCCGTGATGCGATCAGTTCGGTTCCTAGAAAGCTCAAAGAGGCGGCGTTTGGACTTGGAGCGACGCGATGGGAGGCGATCTTCGGAGTGATCATTCCCGCCTCGGCGACAGGCATCTTCGGCTCGTTGGTGCTTGGGTTTGGTCGCGCCCTTGGGGAGACCATGGCGCTCGCGATGCTGGTGGGCAATTCAAATCAATTGACGGTTTCACTGTTCTCTCCGGCCAATACCTTGGCCGCTTTGCTGGCGAATAACTTCCCCGAAGCGGGCAAGCAGGAAGAACAAGTGCTGATGTACGCCGCGCTGCTGCTGATGGCGATCACATTGGCGGTCAACATCTTCGGAGCGGCGATCATGCGGCGCGCTTCGGCGCACATGAAGGGAGCCACCAAGTGA